In Bosea vestrisii, the following are encoded in one genomic region:
- a CDS encoding carbamoyltransferase family protein → MRILGISGLYHDSAAALVIDGRIEAAAQEERFTRRKHDAEFPKHAVEYCLSVAGCGLDELDAVVFYDKPFIKFERLLETYLSFAPRGFTSFRMAMPLWLREKLFQKQIIAKELKKLSPGFDIEKLLFTEHHLSHAASAFYPSPFEEAAVLTMDGVGEWATMTLAIGKGSDLKVHKELHFPHSLGLLYSAVTYYIGFKVNSGEYKVMGLAPYGEPRFAKRMLETLVDLKDDGSFQLDQSYFNYGVGLTMTNDKFAALFGEPVRGPEQLLTQFHMDMAASVQAVTEEIVLRLARSIRAETGQKNLCLAGGVALNCVANGKLLREGLFDGLWIQPAAGDAGGALGAALAGYHLFHGQPRAVPATGDAMRGSYLGPEFSQAEIEAELTAAGAKFDVLDETVLIEATAQGLADGKAIGWMQGRMEFGPRALGGRSILGDPRSPAMQKTLNLKVKYRESFRPFAPSVLREDVADWFELDGDSPYMLLVADVREELRREMTAEEKALFGIDKLNVPRSTIPAVTHVDYSARIQTVHEDTNPRYHQLISRFKALTGCPVVVNTSFNVRGEPIVCSPGDAFRCFMGSEIELLVVGNCLLRKEDQDPALKLDYKDAFELD, encoded by the coding sequence ATGCGCATTCTCGGAATATCGGGGCTCTATCATGACAGCGCGGCTGCGCTCGTCATCGACGGGCGGATCGAGGCGGCGGCGCAGGAGGAGCGCTTCACGCGGCGGAAGCACGACGCCGAGTTCCCCAAGCACGCGGTCGAATACTGCCTCTCGGTCGCTGGCTGCGGGCTCGATGAACTCGATGCGGTCGTCTTCTACGACAAGCCCTTCATCAAGTTTGAGCGGCTGCTCGAGACCTATCTCTCCTTTGCGCCCCGCGGCTTCACCTCGTTCCGCATGGCGATGCCGCTCTGGCTGCGCGAGAAGCTGTTCCAGAAGCAGATCATCGCCAAGGAGTTGAAGAAGCTCTCACCCGGCTTCGACATCGAGAAGCTGCTCTTCACGGAACACCATCTCTCGCATGCGGCCTCGGCCTTCTATCCCTCGCCTTTCGAGGAGGCGGCGGTGCTGACCATGGACGGGGTCGGCGAATGGGCGACGATGACGCTCGCCATCGGCAAGGGCAGCGACCTCAAGGTCCACAAGGAGCTGCATTTCCCGCATTCGCTCGGGCTGCTCTACTCTGCCGTGACCTATTACATCGGCTTCAAGGTCAATTCCGGCGAATACAAGGTGATGGGGCTCGCGCCCTATGGCGAGCCGCGCTTCGCCAAGCGGATGCTGGAGACGCTGGTCGATCTGAAGGACGACGGTTCCTTCCAGCTCGACCAGAGCTATTTCAATTACGGCGTCGGCCTGACCATGACCAACGACAAGTTCGCCGCTTTGTTCGGCGAGCCGGTGCGTGGCCCCGAGCAATTGCTGACGCAGTTCCACATGGACATGGCCGCCTCGGTGCAGGCGGTGACCGAGGAGATCGTGCTCCGGCTGGCGCGCTCCATTCGCGCCGAAACCGGGCAGAAGAACCTCTGTCTCGCCGGCGGCGTCGCCTTGAACTGCGTCGCCAATGGCAAGCTGCTGCGCGAGGGCCTCTTCGACGGGCTCTGGATCCAGCCGGCGGCGGGCGATGCTGGCGGAGCGCTCGGAGCCGCGCTCGCTGGCTATCACCTCTTCCATGGCCAGCCGCGCGCGGTGCCCGCCACGGGTGACGCCATGCGCGGCAGCTATCTCGGGCCGGAGTTCAGTCAGGCTGAGATCGAGGCCGAGCTGACGGCCGCCGGCGCCAAGTTCGATGTCCTGGACGAGACGGTGCTGATCGAGGCGACGGCGCAGGGTCTTGCCGACGGCAAGGCGATCGGCTGGATGCAGGGCCGGATGGAGTTCGGCCCGCGCGCGCTCGGTGGCCGCTCGATCCTTGGCGATCCACGCTCGCCGGCGATGCAGAAGACGCTCAATCTCAAGGTGAAGTACCGCGAGAGCTTCCGGCCCTTCGCGCCCTCGGTGCTGCGCGAGGACGTCGCCGACTGGTTCGAGCTCGACGGCGACTCGCCCTACATGCTGCTGGTCGCCGATGTGCGCGAGGAGCTGCGCCGCGAGATGACAGCGGAGGAGAAGGCGCTGTTCGGCATCGACAAGCTGAACGTGCCGCGCTCGACCATCCCCGCCGTCACCCATGTCGACTATTCGGCCCGCATCCAGACGGTCCATGAAGACACCAATCCGCGCTATCATCAGCTGATCTCGCGCTTCAAGGCGCTGACCGGCTGCCCGGTGGTGGTCAACACCTCCTTCAACGTCCGTGGCGAGCCGATCGTCTGCTCGCCGGGCGATGCCTTCCGCTGCTTCATGGGCTCGGAAATCGAATTGCTCGTCGTCGGCAATTGCCTGCTGCGGAAAGAGGATCAGGATCCGGCGCTGAAGCTCGACTACAAGGACGCGTTCGAGCTCGACTGA
- a CDS encoding DUF5989 family protein — MSFLREFFRFMAARKKFWLVPILLMCVLLGGLLFLTKGSAIAPFIYTLF; from the coding sequence ATGTCGTTCCTGCGCGAGTTCTTCCGCTTCATGGCGGCGCGAAAGAAGTTCTGGCTGGTGCCGATCCTCTTGATGTGCGTGCTGCTCGGCGGCCTGCTGTTCCTGACCAAGGGCAGCGCAATCGCGCCCTTCATCTACACGCTGTTCTGA
- a CDS encoding SxtJ family membrane protein, with amino-acid sequence MSKGVHHEFGAGAGHDDTEGSSDRSFGFVFAAVFALIGLYNLWHHGRAWPWLGLVAAGFLAVALIRPVVLAPLNKLWMKFGLLLAMIINPIVLGILFFLVFTPMAFVARLVGKDFLRLKKQPEAKSYWIVRDPPGPEPVSMKDQF; translated from the coding sequence TTGTCGAAGGGCGTCCATCACGAATTTGGGGCCGGAGCCGGCCATGACGACACCGAAGGATCGAGCGATCGTTCCTTCGGCTTCGTCTTTGCGGCCGTCTTCGCGCTGATCGGCCTCTACAATCTCTGGCACCACGGCCGGGCCTGGCCCTGGCTCGGACTGGTTGCAGCCGGCTTCCTCGCGGTCGCGCTGATCCGGCCGGTGGTGCTCGCGCCGCTGAACAAGCTCTGGATGAAGTTTGGCCTGCTGCTGGCCATGATCATCAACCCGATCGTGCTCGGCATCCTGTTCTTCCTCGTCTTCACGCCGATGGCCTTCGTCGCCCGGCTCGTCGGCAAGGATTTCCTCCGGCTGAAGAAGCAGCCTGAGGCGAAGAGCTACTGGATCGTCCGCGATCCGCCGGGACCGGAGCCGGTCTCGATGAAAGATCAATTCTGA
- a CDS encoding SDR family oxidoreductase → MDLTIKGLRVLVTAGANGIGRATARAFAAEGARVHICDVDEKALAEMAESDPAITRSVCDVSDRKAVARLFEETLAALGGLDCLVNNAGIAGPTGRVDEIAPEDWDSCVAIDLTGQFNCTRLAVEHLKQSKNASIVNLSSQAGKHGFPLRSPYAAAKWGVIGFTKALSAELGEFGIRANAICPGLVDGPRIQSVIANKARSLNVSHDEMTNRLFAGVSIKQFVDPKDIARQIVFLASPFARTISGQEISVCGDTRMLS, encoded by the coding sequence ATGGATCTGACGATCAAGGGCCTGCGCGTGCTGGTGACGGCGGGCGCCAATGGTATCGGCCGCGCGACGGCCCGCGCCTTCGCGGCGGAGGGCGCCAGGGTTCATATCTGCGACGTCGACGAGAAGGCGCTCGCCGAGATGGCTGAGAGCGATCCGGCGATCACGCGCTCGGTCTGCGACGTCTCCGACCGCAAGGCGGTGGCGCGGCTGTTCGAGGAGACGCTGGCCGCGCTCGGCGGGCTCGACTGCCTCGTCAACAATGCCGGCATCGCCGGGCCGACCGGCCGCGTCGACGAAATCGCGCCTGAGGACTGGGATTCCTGCGTCGCCATCGACCTGACCGGCCAGTTCAACTGCACGCGGCTCGCGGTCGAGCACCTCAAGCAGTCGAAGAATGCCTCGATCGTCAATCTCTCCAGCCAGGCGGGCAAGCACGGTTTTCCGCTGCGATCGCCCTATGCCGCAGCGAAATGGGGTGTGATCGGCTTCACCAAGGCGCTCTCGGCCGAGCTCGGCGAGTTCGGCATCCGGGCGAACGCGATCTGCCCCGGCCTCGTCGACGGGCCGCGCATCCAGAGCGTGATCGCCAACAAGGCGCGCTCGCTCAACGTCTCGCATGACGAGATGACCAACCGGCTGTTCGCCGGCGTCTCGATCAAGCAGTTCGTCGATCCCAAGGACATCGCCAGGCAGATCGTCTTCCTGGCCTCGCCCTTCGCCAGGACGATCTCCGGCCAGGAGATCTCGGTCTGCGGCGATACGCGGATGCTGAGCTGA
- a CDS encoding GntR family transcriptional regulator: MSALDEVGSLQHETLGERVTGELRALLIAGRLAPGEKLSLRRVAEALGVSMMPVREAVSRLAADKALEVLPGRAVRVPVLTLAQFRELTRIRLVVEGFAAEEATKVITDAQIAVVARHEAAFLAAARADPPDPAAAVGANRDLHFALYEAAGMPSLIEMIGRLWLKAGPVLNLDMRHEPKRLDGGSAVVAHAQLLEALRRRDPVAARQALVEDISAAAEHIERTARLAE; this comes from the coding sequence GTGTCGGCGCTCGACGAGGTCGGCTCGCTCCAGCACGAAACGCTGGGCGAACGGGTCACGGGTGAGCTTCGGGCGCTGCTGATCGCCGGGCGGCTGGCGCCGGGCGAGAAGCTCTCGCTGCGCCGGGTCGCCGAGGCGCTTGGCGTCTCGATGATGCCGGTGCGCGAGGCGGTGAGCCGGCTCGCCGCCGACAAGGCGCTGGAAGTCCTGCCGGGGCGGGCGGTGCGGGTGCCGGTGCTGACTTTGGCGCAGTTCCGCGAGCTCACCCGGATCAGGCTTGTGGTCGAGGGCTTTGCGGCCGAGGAAGCAACGAAGGTGATCACCGACGCGCAGATCGCCGTGGTCGCTCGACATGAGGCGGCGTTCCTGGCCGCGGCCAGGGCGGACCCACCGGATCCTGCCGCTGCGGTCGGCGCCAATCGCGACCTGCATTTCGCGCTCTACGAAGCCGCCGGCATGCCCTCGCTGATCGAGATGATCGGGCGGCTCTGGCTCAAGGCGGGGCCAGTCCTCAATCTCGACATGCGGCACGAGCCGAAGCGGCTCGACGGCGGCAGTGCCGTCGTCGCGCATGCGCAATTGCTGGAGGCCCTCCGGCGGCGCGATCCGGTGGCGGCGAGGCAGGCGCTGGTCGAGGACATCAGCGCCGCGGCAGAGCATATCGAGCGGACGGCGCGGCTGGCGGAGTAG
- a CDS encoding ABC transporter substrate-binding protein — protein sequence MSEQSRIKGLSRRQTLAGLGGVATGLIASPAVILAQSAEAIRFGHLTPRTGFLGPLGEYGVMAADLAAEEINAAGGINGRKLELLKEDSVNPQTASTKAERMIERDKVACIIGEISSASCLTISQVAARNKTLFLNTGGNSDALRGENCNRYMFHVEHQNSMYVKSCGRSLLAQGLVKGKKWFSLTADYAFGHDLSKVAKRFMEANGGQFAADKLVPTDATDFSALLLEIRAAKPDLVISNLAGNQITNFLKQYSEFGLTFPIAGFGFDTALAWAAGKDNFGGTWPCVWHHLIDTPSTKAFVAAFTKKYGKPPENQAWGDYVGVKVMAQSMNELKSIDTAKILEHLEKGAKFDVMKPRQGYFRASDHQLISEMYTITALPAAQVKNQWDLFTSSPPVPGPNEDMEVIATQGDEAVCKMS from the coding sequence ATGTCAGAGCAGTCACGAATCAAGGGCCTTTCGCGTCGCCAGACGTTGGCCGGGCTCGGCGGCGTGGCCACCGGCCTGATCGCCAGCCCGGCGGTCATTCTCGCGCAGAGCGCCGAGGCGATCCGCTTCGGACATCTGACGCCGCGCACCGGCTTTCTCGGCCCGCTCGGCGAATACGGCGTCATGGCCGCCGATCTCGCCGCCGAGGAGATCAATGCCGCCGGCGGCATCAACGGTCGCAAGCTCGAACTGCTGAAGGAGGATTCGGTCAACCCGCAGACCGCCTCGACCAAGGCCGAGCGCATGATCGAGCGCGACAAGGTCGCCTGCATCATCGGCGAGATTTCGTCGGCCTCCTGCCTGACGATCTCGCAGGTCGCGGCGCGCAACAAGACGCTGTTCCTCAACACCGGCGGCAATTCCGATGCGCTGCGCGGCGAGAACTGCAACCGCTACATGTTCCATGTCGAGCATCAGAACTCGATGTATGTGAAGAGCTGCGGCCGCTCGCTGCTGGCCCAGGGGCTGGTCAAGGGCAAGAAATGGTTCTCCCTCACCGCCGACTACGCCTTCGGCCATGACCTTAGCAAGGTCGCCAAGCGCTTCATGGAAGCCAATGGCGGCCAGTTCGCCGCCGACAAGCTGGTCCCGACCGATGCGACCGACTTCTCGGCGCTGCTGCTCGAGATTCGCGCGGCCAAGCCCGATCTCGTCATCTCCAATCTCGCCGGCAACCAGATCACCAACTTCCTCAAGCAGTATTCCGAATTCGGCCTGACCTTCCCGATCGCCGGCTTCGGCTTCGACACGGCTTTGGCCTGGGCCGCCGGCAAGGACAATTTCGGCGGCACCTGGCCCTGCGTCTGGCATCATTTGATCGACACGCCCTCGACCAAGGCCTTCGTCGCCGCCTTCACCAAGAAATACGGCAAGCCGCCGGAGAACCAGGCCTGGGGCGACTATGTCGGCGTCAAGGTCATGGCCCAGTCGATGAACGAGTTGAAGTCGATCGACACCGCCAAGATCCTCGAGCATCTCGAGAAGGGCGCGAAGTTCGACGTGATGAAGCCGCGCCAGGGCTATTTCCGCGCCTCCGACCACCAATTGATCAGCGAGATGTACACGATCACCGCCTTGCCGGCGGCGCAGGTCAAGAACCAGTGGGACCTCTTCACCTCCTCGCCCCCGGTCCCCGGCCCGAACGAGGACATGGAGGTCATCGCCACCCAGGGCGACGAAGCCGTCTGCAAGATGAGCTGA
- a CDS encoding branched-chain amino acid ABC transporter permease, producing MLTLFIQQVLNGLLDGVYYLLIALGLSLIFSLGGIVNLAHGAFYAIGAYLTIVLAPHIGFGGAIIASPVLVALIGIVIERGLFQRFYRSDPILSLLLTFGLAMVAEQSLRMIFGAPPLSFSIPPALRGQIFIGDFIYSRYRALLILIAAACVLGLWFLLQRTAFGRVVRAGVQNPDMVGALGISLQPYMMTVAGIGIGLAGLAGVLLAPIYSIHPAMGQEIITPAFVVVVIGGLGSFWGVVVAALMVGLVKGITIGLGLTQWSTAVIYLMMLLVLLFRPRGLFGERIQRFE from the coding sequence TTGCTCACCCTTTTCATCCAGCAGGTGCTGAACGGGCTGCTCGACGGGGTCTATTACCTCCTGATCGCGCTCGGCCTGTCGCTGATCTTCTCGCTCGGCGGCATCGTCAACCTGGCGCATGGCGCCTTCTATGCGATCGGCGCCTATCTCACGATCGTGCTCGCGCCCCATATCGGTTTCGGCGGCGCCATCATCGCCTCGCCGGTGCTGGTCGCCCTGATCGGCATCGTCATCGAGCGCGGCCTGTTCCAGCGCTTCTACCGCTCTGACCCGATCCTCTCGCTGCTCCTGACCTTCGGCCTCGCCATGGTCGCCGAGCAATCCTTACGCATGATCTTCGGCGCGCCGCCGCTGTCCTTCTCGATTCCGCCGGCGCTGCGCGGCCAGATCTTCATCGGCGACTTCATCTATTCGCGCTATCGGGCGCTGCTGATCCTGATCGCCGCCGCCTGCGTGCTCGGCCTCTGGTTCCTGCTGCAGCGCACCGCCTTCGGCCGCGTCGTGCGCGCCGGCGTGCAGAACCCCGACATGGTCGGCGCGCTCGGCATCTCCCTGCAGCCCTACATGATGACCGTCGCCGGCATCGGCATCGGCCTTGCCGGCCTCGCCGGCGTGCTGCTCGCGCCGATCTATTCGATCCATCCGGCCATGGGCCAGGAGATCATCACGCCGGCCTTCGTCGTCGTCGTCATCGGCGGGCTCGGCTCCTTCTGGGGCGTCGTCGTCGCCGCGCTGATGGTCGGCCTGGTCAAGGGCATCACCATCGGCCTTGGCCTGACGCAATGGTCGACCGCGGTGATCTACCTGATGATGCTGCTCGTCCTGCTTTTCCGTCCGCGCGGCCTGTTCGGCGAGCGCATCCAGCGCTTCGAGTGA
- a CDS encoding branched-chain amino acid ABC transporter ATP-binding protein/permease — MTSSQRDYLPLILAALGLAILPSLMHAVGLGTTSATEVVVFAIACMALNILVGTTGLVSFGHGAWFGIAAYAAGLIQRNWLPGQFALPILLAVALVAVIAFAFGALILRRKGVYFSLLTLALAAMIYSVAFRWTSVTGGEDGLGGIKRPLFAGIDFETALPFYMLVATIGFAVVYGLWRFHRSPVGTVLVAIRENEQRARFLGYATNRYKLVAFTVSAALTGLAGTLLLFNNRMTSAEPISVAFSGELLAMVVIGGMRSFLGPALGALFFVVFRDYLSSVTENWLFWFGLLFVAFIVFSPDGLVGVGQRLLKPFRKQVAEDAAMSARKAGAVELPAFMKPKDAGDGTILTATGLAKSFGGIKAVENVDITMRDRRLHALIGPNGAGKTTAFNLISGLFKPDRGQVRLRDRDIAGLSPEAITRAGIGRAFQITNLFPTLSVAENVRLAVQARAPERFGLWQTAGALDQVNDETRQVIATMGLSGIEQAEAGSLSYGGQRLLDMSLALATSPRILLLDEPLAGLAAAERERVGNLIKSISTELPVLLVEHDIDRVFAIADHVTVMNEGSVLVDGTVEDARSSPRVQEIYIGSGAHALAEKPRESAAGSKVLLGLDKVDTFYGKSHILRDVTFGVHENEIVALLGRNGAGKSTLLKTVTGIAPPAFGTISLAGSDIARLPPAQIARAGIAYVPQGRGLFAGMSVKDNMELGRLRRRTGNGTHWEDEKIFAFFPRIKQRWHSPADYLSGGEQQMVAVARALSGDTRVLLLDEPFEGLAPAVVEELFEAFDKLRREIAIVIVDHHLDLALALSDRTVVLERGQVTHIGPSRALSQDLALRRQVLWL, encoded by the coding sequence ATGACCAGCTCCCAGCGCGACTATCTCCCGCTCATCCTTGCCGCCCTCGGCCTCGCCATCCTGCCCTCGCTGATGCATGCGGTCGGGCTCGGCACCACCTCGGCCACCGAGGTCGTGGTCTTCGCCATCGCCTGCATGGCGCTGAACATCCTCGTCGGCACGACCGGCCTGGTCTCCTTCGGCCATGGCGCCTGGTTCGGCATTGCCGCCTATGCCGCCGGCCTGATCCAGCGCAACTGGCTGCCCGGCCAGTTCGCCCTGCCGATCCTGCTCGCGGTCGCGCTCGTTGCCGTGATCGCCTTCGCCTTCGGCGCGCTGATCCTGCGTCGCAAGGGCGTCTATTTCTCGCTGCTGACGCTGGCGCTCGCCGCCATGATCTATTCGGTCGCCTTCCGCTGGACCTCGGTCACCGGCGGCGAAGACGGCTTAGGGGGCATCAAGCGCCCGCTCTTCGCCGGCATCGATTTCGAGACCGCCCTGCCCTTCTACATGCTGGTCGCGACGATCGGCTTTGCCGTGGTCTACGGCCTCTGGCGCTTCCATCGCTCGCCGGTCGGCACCGTCCTCGTCGCGATCCGCGAGAACGAGCAGCGCGCCCGCTTCCTCGGCTATGCGACGAACCGCTACAAGCTCGTCGCCTTCACCGTCTCGGCCGCGCTGACCGGGCTTGCCGGCACGCTCCTCCTCTTCAACAACCGCATGACTTCGGCCGAGCCGATCTCGGTCGCCTTCTCCGGCGAATTGCTGGCCATGGTGGTGATCGGCGGCATGCGCTCCTTCCTCGGGCCGGCGCTGGGCGCGCTCTTCTTCGTCGTCTTCCGCGACTATCTCTCCAGCGTCACCGAGAACTGGCTGTTCTGGTTCGGCCTGCTCTTCGTCGCCTTCATCGTGTTCTCGCCGGACGGCCTTGTCGGTGTCGGCCAGCGCCTGCTCAAGCCTTTCCGCAAGCAGGTCGCAGAGGATGCCGCGATGTCGGCCCGCAAGGCCGGCGCTGTCGAGCTCCCCGCTTTCATGAAGCCGAAGGATGCCGGCGACGGCACCATCCTGACTGCGACCGGCCTCGCCAAGAGCTTCGGCGGCATCAAGGCGGTCGAGAATGTCGATATCACCATGCGCGACCGGCGCCTGCATGCGCTGATCGGCCCGAACGGCGCCGGCAAGACCACGGCCTTCAACCTGATCTCCGGCCTGTTCAAGCCGGACCGCGGGCAGGTCCGCCTGCGCGATCGCGACATTGCCGGGCTCTCGCCGGAGGCGATCACCCGGGCCGGCATCGGCCGCGCCTTCCAGATCACCAACCTCTTCCCGACGCTCTCGGTCGCCGAGAACGTCCGGCTCGCCGTCCAGGCGAGAGCGCCCGAGCGCTTCGGCCTCTGGCAGACGGCCGGCGCCCTCGATCAGGTCAATGACGAGACCCGCCAGGTCATCGCGACCATGGGCCTCTCCGGCATCGAACAGGCGGAAGCGGGCTCGCTCAGCTATGGCGGCCAGCGCCTGCTCGACATGTCGCTCGCGCTCGCCACCAGCCCGCGCATCCTCCTGCTCGACGAGCCGCTCGCCGGCCTCGCCGCGGCTGAACGCGAACGCGTCGGCAACCTGATCAAGTCGATCTCGACCGAGTTGCCGGTGCTGCTCGTCGAGCACGACATCGACCGCGTCTTCGCCATCGCCGACCATGTCACGGTGATGAACGAGGGCTCGGTGCTGGTCGACGGCACGGTCGAGGATGCACGCTCCTCACCCAGGGTGCAGGAAATCTATATCGGCTCCGGCGCCCATGCGCTCGCCGAGAAGCCGCGCGAGAGCGCCGCCGGCTCCAAGGTCCTGCTGGGGCTCGATAAGGTCGACACCTTCTACGGCAAGAGCCACATCCTGCGCGACGTCACCTTCGGCGTGCACGAGAATGAGATCGTCGCTCTGCTCGGCCGCAATGGCGCCGGCAAGTCGACCCTGCTCAAGACCGTGACCGGCATCGCCCCGCCGGCCTTCGGCACGATCAGCCTCGCCGGCAGCGATATTGCCCGCCTGCCGCCGGCCCAGATCGCCCGCGCTGGCATCGCCTATGTGCCGCAGGGCCGCGGCCTCTTCGCCGGCATGAGCGTCAAGGACAATATGGAGCTCGGCCGTCTGCGTCGGCGCACCGGCAACGGCACCCATTGGGAGGACGAGAAGATCTTCGCCTTCTTCCCGCGCATCAAGCAGCGCTGGCATTCGCCAGCCGATTACCTCTCCGGCGGCGAACAGCAGATGGTGGCGGTGGCGCGCGCGCTCTCCGGCGACACCCGCGTGCTGCTGCTCGACGAGCCGTTCGAGGGCCTGGCCCCGGCGGTGGTCGAGGAGCTGTTCGAGGCCTTCGACAAGCTCAGGAGGGAGATCGCCATCGTCATCGTCGACCACCATCTCGACCTCGCGCTGGCGCTCTCCGACCGCACCGTCGTGCTCGAGCGCGGCCAGGTCACCCATATCGGCCCCTCGCGCGCCCTCAGCCAGGACCTCGCGCTGAGGCGGCAGGTGCTGTGGCTGTGA
- a CDS encoding 3-hydroxyacyl-CoA dehydrogenase, protein MTKIAIVGSGLIGRAWATVFASHGFEVALHDVKPDAAKAARTHIGKNLRELAGHGLVDDPKGSLARIRVAKDLADALKGVALVQENGPETVEAKRELFAQMDALAPASAILASSTSFIMASTFSEELKGRARCLVAHPVNPPHLVPIVELAPAPWTDPRVVTKAKRIYEQAGQVAIMLRKEKPGFVLNRLQAVLLAEAFRLVGEGVASAEDVDKTIRDGLGLRWSFMGPFETIELNAPGGIPDYCARYSESLDRMVKSSEGLGNPFKPETVAEVMREWRGAQEASRVKRLSDWRDSRLAALQAHKRAAKRKPA, encoded by the coding sequence ATGACCAAGATCGCCATCGTCGGCTCGGGCCTGATCGGCCGTGCCTGGGCCACTGTCTTTGCCAGCCACGGCTTCGAGGTCGCGCTGCACGATGTGAAGCCCGACGCCGCCAAGGCCGCCCGCACCCATATCGGCAAGAACCTCAGGGAGCTCGCTGGTCACGGCCTCGTCGATGATCCCAAGGGCTCGCTCGCCCGCATCCGCGTCGCCAAGGATCTTGCCGATGCGCTGAAGGGCGTCGCGCTGGTGCAGGAGAACGGGCCGGAAACGGTCGAGGCCAAGCGCGAGCTCTTCGCGCAGATGGATGCGCTCGCGCCGGCTTCCGCGATCCTGGCGTCCTCGACCTCCTTCATCATGGCCTCGACATTCTCGGAGGAGCTGAAGGGCCGGGCCCGCTGCCTCGTCGCCCACCCGGTCAACCCGCCGCATCTGGTGCCGATCGTCGAGCTCGCCCCGGCGCCCTGGACCGATCCCAGGGTCGTCACCAAGGCCAAGCGCATCTACGAGCAGGCCGGCCAGGTCGCGATCATGCTGCGCAAGGAAAAGCCCGGCTTCGTGCTCAACCGCCTGCAGGCGGTGCTGTTGGCCGAGGCCTTCCGCCTCGTCGGCGAGGGCGTCGCCAGCGCCGAGGATGTCGACAAGACGATCCGCGACGGGCTCGGCCTGCGTTGGTCCTTCATGGGGCCGTTCGAGACGATCGAGCTCAACGCGCCCGGCGGCATCCCCGACTACTGCGCGCGCTATTCGGAATCGCTCGACCGCATGGTCAAGTCGTCGGAGGGGCTCGGCAATCCGTTCAAGCCGGAGACCGTCGCCGAAGTGATGCGCGAATGGCGCGGCGCGCAGGAGGCCAGCCGCGTCAAGCGTCTGAGCGATTGGCGCGACAGCCGCCTCGCCGCCCTGCAGGCCCATAAGCGCGCGGCAAAGCGCAAGCCGGCGTGA
- a CDS encoding 3-keto-5-aminohexanoate cleavage protein yields MAKNRKVIITCAVTGAIHTPSMSPYLPVTPEEIIDAAVGAAEAGAALVHVHARNPVTGQPDQSPEAFEPFLKVIKQRSNCVINITTGGAPTMLVEERLKPCAHFKPEVASLNMGSMNFGLYPMLNRFKEFKHDWERPYLEGSNDRVFKNTFKDIENILTTCAENGTRFEIECYDIGHLYTLAHFVDRGLVKPPFFVQSVFGLLGGIGPHPEDVAHMKRTADRLFGDDYHWSVLGAGRHQLPIAAMAVAMGGNLRVGLEDSLWLGPGQLAKSNADQVRAARKIIEGLGLEIATPDDAREQLQLKGADKVAF; encoded by the coding sequence ATGGCCAAGAACCGCAAAGTCATCATCACCTGCGCCGTCACCGGCGCGATCCACACCCCGTCGATGTCTCCCTATCTGCCGGTGACGCCGGAGGAGATCATCGACGCGGCCGTCGGCGCGGCCGAGGCCGGAGCGGCGCTGGTCCATGTCCATGCCCGCAACCCGGTGACCGGCCAGCCCGACCAGTCGCCGGAAGCCTTCGAGCCCTTCCTCAAGGTGATCAAGCAGCGCTCGAACTGCGTCATCAACATCACCACCGGCGGCGCACCGACCATGCTGGTCGAGGAGCGGCTCAAGCCCTGCGCCCATTTCAAGCCAGAGGTCGCCTCGCTCAACATGGGTTCGATGAATTTCGGGCTCTACCCGATGCTGAACCGCTTCAAGGAGTTCAAGCACGACTGGGAGCGGCCCTATCTCGAGGGCTCGAACGACCGCGTGTTCAAGAACACCTTCAAGGATATCGAGAATATCCTGACGACCTGTGCCGAGAACGGTACGCGCTTCGAGATCGAGTGCTACGATATCGGCCATCTCTACACGCTGGCCCATTTCGTCGACCGCGGGCTGGTGAAGCCGCCCTTCTTCGTCCAGTCGGTCTTCGGCCTGCTCGGTGGCATCGGCCCGCATCCCGAGGATGTCGCCCATATGAAGCGGACCGCCGACCGGCTCTTCGGCGACGACTATCACTGGTCGGTGCTCGGCGCCGGCCGCCATCAATTGCCGATCGCGGCGATGGCGGTCGCGATGGGCGGAAACCTGCGCGTCGGCCTCGAGGATTCGCTCTGGCTCGGCCCGGGCCAGCTCGCCAAGTCGAACGCCGACCAGGTCCGCGCCGCCCGCAAGATCATCGAAGGCCTCGGCCTCGAGATCGCGACGCCGGACGATGCCCGCGAGCAATTGCAGCTGAAGGGCGCCGACAAGGTCGCGTTCTGA